In one Spirochaetales bacterium genomic region, the following are encoded:
- a CDS encoding GxxExxY protein, which yields FPVFYKGKNIGIFYADLVIEKKIIVELKAVNVLKELMEAQTINYLKISNITIGYLINFNSTSAFALFYLQDPFYWLQSQKIINPFVLTLKVSGREACWIPIPQKKRAESISMNG from the coding sequence ATTCCCGGTATTCTACAAAGGTAAAAACATTGGTATTTTTTACGCCGATTTAGTCATCGAAAAGAAAATTATTGTAGAATTAAAAGCAGTAAACGTATTAAAAGAGCTTATGGAAGCACAAACCATTAACTATCTAAAAATATCAAATATCACTATCGGTTATCTTATCAATTTCAACAGTACATCGGCTTTTGCTCTTTTTTATCTCCAGGACCCTTTCTATTGGTTGCAAAGCCAAAAGATCATAAATCCCTTTGTGCTGACATTGAAGGTCTCAGGAAGGGAGGCCTGTTGGATACCTATACCACAAAAGAAAAGAGCAGAAAGTATATCTATGAATGGATAA